Part of the Oscillibacter hominis genome is shown below.
AGGCGCAGGGAAAATCCGGCGTCTGCATGCTTGGGTCCACCAAGCAGAAGGCTTGGCTTTTCGATCAGGCCTTTGCCAAAAAATACGGCTTTGAGGCAGTGGACACCACTGGGTATGGCTACGATCTGCTTGCGCTTTCCTTTGACGGAACCACGCCGCAGTTCACAAAAGCCGCCAAAGCCGGAACCATCGACAGGGATGAGCTGACCATTTACTATGACCTGCAGTGTCCCTACATCCCTCAAGCCATTGAGACGGTGCGCCGGCATTGCGTGGAGAATGACATCCCCGCCTCCTTTCTCCAGGTGGATTCGCTGGAAAAGGCAAAGGAGCTGCCCTGCGTATTCAACAACTGGGCTGCATTCTACAAAGGCAAATTTGAGACCGTCAACCTCCTGCTGGATGTCTCCTATCTAAAGAGGCTGCTGAAAAAATGAATCAGGCATCCGGCCCGGATTCCTCCCGGGCCGGATGCCTTTTCTTGGCTGCTCCCTATTTCCTGTCGCCTTTCTTGTACGCCTCCAACTCACGCTCCAGGTGGACCGTGTCCGCGTCCCGCTCAAACTTCAGCCCCAAGAGCATGGCGCAGCAGCCAAAGGCCATGAACAGTCCCAACAGCCAGGGGCACCAGCTGCCCAGGCCCTCCATCCATCCAAAGGCCAGCGCGCAGATCACCGTGGCTCCGGTGGCGCCGGCCACCCAAAGCGCGGAGCGCCACCCCATTTCCCTTTTGCTGTAGGTCCGTTTCCCCTCCAGCAGCAGCACCTGCGCCAGGGCCACCACCATGGCCAGCAGCAGCATTTGCAGCAGATGGATCAGCTTCAGCGAGTCGCCGCCGGAAAGCGCCGTCACCAGCCCCGAGAGAAATACCAGCGCCGCAAAATAAATTCCCATGTAGAACTTGGCATTCATGCCCCAAACATAGAATTTTTGAAACTCTTTCATATGCTCCTCCTTATCCGTTCAAAAGCGCCCATCGGATCGGCGCCGCGTAGTGGCGGGAGATCAGGATTTTCTCCCCATTGGCCAAAGTGGCGATCAGCCTTCCGTTGAGCCCGCTGCGCAGCCGCTCGATCCGCCGGAGATTGACCACCATGCTTTTGGAGCAGCGGAAGAACCCCTCCGACATGCTCTCCATCTCGCTCAGCGTCAGCCGGGTGGGCCAGACCGCGTCCTCCGTATAGACGAATGCACTGCCCTCCACCGCCTCGGCGTAGAGTACCTTGTCCGGTTCCAAAAGCTGGATTTCCTCCCCCGCCCGGACAGCGATCCGCTCCTCCGACAGTGCGGTGAGCCGGGCCGCCAGGGACCTGACCCGCTCGTCGGCCACAGGGCAGCGGAGGATGATTTCCAGCTCCGCGCCGGGCATCTCCTCTATGGTGACTTTCAATGGCCTCCCCCCTTTCATGCTTCACTCTATCTGATTATCGCCCGGCTTGCAAGGGCCCGGCCCTTAAGCGGTCGTTTCAGCGCCTCAGCCTGCAAAAAGCCCCGCCCGATGCAGCCGGGCGGGGCTTCTCCCTACAAAGAAGGCAATATTTATCAGTCTGACAACCGAGGCCATGGGCTTTTTTCACATAGCCGCTGTTACTCCTGAGGCGGCGCATCCAGACGGTGCATGGCCTTTTTAAACTGGATGGTGAAGAGGGTGACCGTGGTGGACACCGCCAGGAAATCAGCCACCGGCTCCGCCAAAAATACCGCCGTGGTCTTATCGGCTATCAGAGCGGGCAGCAGGTAGATCAGCGGGATCAGCAGGATGATCTTACGCAGCAGCGCAAGGAACAGCGAGCTCTTGGCATTGCCGAGGGCAATGAACGTCTGCTGGCAGGCCAGCTGGGCGCCGAATACAAAGGACACCGCCATATAAATGCGAAGCGCATGGACGGTAAAGGCCACCAGCTCCGGCTCACTGTTGAAAATTTCGATGAATCCCTTTGGAAACAGCTGCACCGCCCCCCACAGGGCCACGGAGTAGACCATGCAGCTGATGAGCAGCAGACGGAATGCCTCCCGGACCCTGGCGGCATTTTTCGCACCGTAATTGTAGCTTGTGATGGGCTGGGCGCCCTGGGTCAATCCCTGGAGCGGAAGCATGGAAAACTGCATCACACTGGTGAGGATGGTCATGGCGCCCACGGCCAGGTCGCCGCCGTACTTGAGCAGCGACGAGTTGAAGCACACGGCGATCAGGCTCTCGGTGGACTGCATAATGAAGGGCGCGAGGCCAAGCGCCACACAGGGCAGGATGATCTTCCCGGAGAGCTTTAGCTTACCCGGGCGCAGCCGGATCGTGGACTTTTTCCCGGTGAGGAATTTTAAAATCCAGGTCATGGAGATTGCCTGGGAAATGATGGTGGCCAGGGCCGCGCCAGCCACGCCAAGCTTCAGCCCAAAGATGAAGATGGGGTCCAGGATGATATTGCAGACCGCACCGATGAGGATGGTCAGCATACTGGTCTTGGAAAAGCCCTGGGCGGTGATGAAGGCATTCATGCCAAGGGTCAACTGGACGAACAGTGTGCCCAGGCTGTAAATTTTCATATAGGACAGGGCATACTCTATGGTGTTGGCGCTGGCACCAAAGGCCAGCAGCAAATCCTTTGCGAACACCTGCACAATCAGCGTCAGTGCAATGGAAATCAGTACCAGCAGCGTAAAGCAGTTGCCCATGATCCGCTCCGCCGTATCGTTTTCCCGCTTCCCAAGGAAGATGGAGGCCCGGGAGGCGCCGCCCATGCTGACCAGCGCCGCAAAGGCCGAGATCACCATGATGATCGGCAGGCAGACGCCAACGCCGGTCAGTGCCAGCTTTCCCACCGTTTCTATAGGGTGGATATGTCCAATATACATGCGGTCCACCAGGTTATACAGCAGATTGATGATCTGAGCCGCAACCGCCGGTGTCGCCATCTGAAACAGCAGTTTCCCAACCGGTGCGCTGCCCAGTGCTTCCGTTCTGTTTTCTTCCACGTGAGTCACTCCTTGACAAATTGATATTCAGCACGTAAAATAGTTTACGCGGAAACAGTTTACTTGTCAACTGTATGGGATGTGATTTTTTGAAAATTTCAATCAGCCGCTTTCTGCGGTTCCAAAAGAAATTGTCAAAGCTCTATGAAGAGCACTTTGCCGCTGCGGCAGCAAAGTGCGGCCTTTCCAAGCCGGAGGCGGACGTGCTGATCTTCCTGGCCAACAATCCGGAGTATCATACGGCCCGGGACGTGGCCATCTACCGGGAGCTCTCCAAGGCCTACGTCTCCCGGGCGGTGGATCAGCTCCAGCGCAGGGGCTTTTTACAGGTGGAGACCCAGAGTGAGGACCGCAGGTTCCAGAACCTGCTCCTGACGGATGCCGCAGCAAAGTCAGTCCAGGACCTCCAAAGTGCCCAGGAGGAATTCTTTACCGGTCTGACGCAAGGGATTTCGGCGGAATCCGCCCAGATTGCCCTTGACGTATTGGACCGGATCATGAAAAGCGCCGGGATCACAAGATAATTTCCGGAAAAAGCCGCCTTTACCGCCTTGACAAATTCAGTTGCCGTATGGTATCATAGGTTTTGCGTTTGGGGCGCGGAATATGCTTTTACAGCTATGGAGAGATGTCCGAGCGGTTGAAGGAACCGGTCTTGAAAACCGGCGATGTGAAAGCATCCGTGGGTTCGAATCCCACTCTCTCCGCCATTTACAAACCACTTGACAGATGGAGAAGTACCCAAGAGGCCGAAGGGGCTCCCCTGCTAAGGGAGTAGGCCGGGAAACTGGCGCGAGGGTTCAAATCCCTCCTTCTCCGCCAAATAAACGACCCTTGGAATTGCTGAAAATTCAGTATTTCCAAGGGTTTTTTCTTGTTTTCAGGCTCTTTGTTGCTGCTTGTTTTTACTTGTTATAATTGGTTATATGAACACAGTAGCGAACACAGAATGCACGGAAAAGGAAACCTTTCCCCTGGTGCTTATTTACGCCGTCTAACAGCTTGATCATCGCGGCCCACACAACGCCGGATAGAAGCAAGATCATTGTCTCATCCAATCCCCCCACCAATTTTCTTCAGCATCTACTATACTCAGATTTTCAGAAAATTGCGCCCAGACTGCAAAGGAAATGTGATTGAGTCATTGGCTTCTTCAAAATTATCCTTATTCGACAAAATTCCGCAAATTCAGACGCTCTTCTGCATTATCTTTGGTATAGAGATAGTTTGAAAGAGGGGATTGTCGTGAGCTTAAAGGGTACTGAATGGGTGCCCGCTATGGCCCGGAGGTCAAAAGAACTGGAGAAATGGGAGGACTATGTAAAAAAAGCCAGAAAGGATATGGAAGGCATACTTTCCTTTGTCACATTCGAGCTCTTTTTGTGTAAGGAGCTGGAAGACATGGACTGGTACGCCACCTATCATACATAGAGGATATCGGAGCTGTCAATGAGTTGCTGTGCATTATTTTTTCCATAGGCGCTGGCGATCACGGCAAAATCCATCACCTCGCCCCGCTTGTTCTGAGGTGAAAGCTCCACCACAACAAGTACAGGCTTTCCCTCCGCGTCCGTCGCTTCGCCGAACATGGTGATGCGGTTTGCCATGGTCTGGGACTGCATTACAAGGATGGGGTGCTCCAGCACGTCGGGTATGCTCTTGATCACCTCTGCCGTCATGGCCGGGTGCTTATTCATGATTTTGGAAATTTTCGATTTATGCCAATAGATTTTGTAATCGGCCATCCCGATGCTTTTAAGCGCATCACTTGTAGTTCCGATTTGGAAATAGCCACCGCCCTTTTTGTCTTCTTGAAGCCACTGATCAAACTGTGCTCCAAAGTCCACGTTCAGGGAATACCGCGTTGCGCCGTCTTCTTGGGCGGCGTTTTTGTTCGCGTTCAGAGCCTCGGCCTGCTTTGCGGCGGCCTTCAGGGCGGCGGCCAGCTTCTCTTCTGCGATCTGGGCCATATACTTCTCTGTACCGGTCAGCTTGCCGATCAGGGAGCGGATCGCGTCCCGGATTTTTTGCAGCAGCGTGCGGTTGTCCTTGTTCTGCTGG
Proteins encoded:
- a CDS encoding GNAT family N-acetyltransferase produces the protein MCTEFVNVTTETLANEHLCCIIRTKKAHPGVEAKREWLSDRLKEGHVFRKLDAKATVFIEYAPLETAWVPVTGDNYLYVYCLWVESGLKGNGYGKALMEYCLADAKAQGKSGVCMLGSTKQKAWLFDQAFAKKYGFEAVDTTGYGYDLLALSFDGTTPQFTKAAKAGTIDRDELTIYYDLQCPYIPQAIETVRRHCVENDIPASFLQVDSLEKAKELPCVFNNWAAFYKGKFETVNLLLDVSYLKRLLKK
- a CDS encoding LytTR family DNA-binding domain-containing protein, whose product is MKVTIEEMPGAELEIILRCPVADERVRSLAARLTALSEERIAVRAGEEIQLLEPDKVLYAEAVEGSAFVYTEDAVWPTRLTLSEMESMSEGFFRCSKSMVVNLRRIERLRSGLNGRLIATLANGEKILISRHYAAPIRWALLNG
- a CDS encoding MATE family efflux transporter, which produces MATPAVAAQIINLLYNLVDRMYIGHIHPIETVGKLALTGVGVCLPIIMVISAFAALVSMGGASRASIFLGKRENDTAERIMGNCFTLLVLISIALTLIVQVFAKDLLLAFGASANTIEYALSYMKIYSLGTLFVQLTLGMNAFITAQGFSKTSMLTILIGAVCNIILDPIFIFGLKLGVAGAALATIISQAISMTWILKFLTGKKSTIRLRPGKLKLSGKIILPCVALGLAPFIMQSTESLIAVCFNSSLLKYGGDLAVGAMTILTSVMQFSMLPLQGLTQGAQPITSYNYGAKNAARVREAFRLLLISCMVYSVALWGAVQLFPKGFIEIFNSEPELVAFTVHALRIYMAVSFVFGAQLACQQTFIALGNAKSSLFLALLRKIILLIPLIYLLPALIADKTTAVFLAEPVADFLAVSTTVTLFTIQFKKAMHRLDAPPQE
- a CDS encoding MarR family winged helix-turn-helix transcriptional regulator gives rise to the protein MKISISRFLRFQKKLSKLYEEHFAAAAAKCGLSKPEADVLIFLANNPEYHTARDVAIYRELSKAYVSRAVDQLQRRGFLQVETQSEDRRFQNLLLTDAAAKSVQDLQSAQEEFFTGLTQGISAESAQIALDVLDRIMKSAGITR